A DNA window from Acidobacteriota bacterium contains the following coding sequences:
- a CDS encoding purine nucleoside permease yields the protein MRLLTGSVLLLAASCLFAQTAPKPIEIKVVVVNMFEVGNDTGDAPGEYQYWVEREHLDTVLPFPEGYHDLRMNKDGVLGVLTGVGTARAAATMMALGRDPRFDLTHAYFVVAGIAGIDPAVGSLGSAVWADYVVDGDLAHEIDAREIPKDWPTGYVPLGKSTPYEQPRAARFGDDGIVYHLNPALVNWAFALTKDIKLEDTPGMAERRQQFEGEAARRPPFVMVGGNLSASTFWHGKLMNQWAHDWVKYQTDGKSTYAVCGMEDTGTMQSLTWLAKAGKVDIRRVLVLRTASNYDQQRPGKTAAESLAETKISQYSAYMPSLDSAYRVGHVVVDDLVANWAKTRDTIPSR from the coding sequence ATGCGCCTCCTTACTGGTTCTGTCCTGCTGCTTGCGGCTTCATGTCTCTTCGCCCAAACTGCGCCAAAGCCGATTGAAATCAAGGTCGTAGTCGTCAACATGTTCGAGGTTGGCAACGATACCGGCGACGCACCCGGGGAGTATCAATACTGGGTAGAGCGTGAGCATCTGGACACAGTGCTGCCGTTTCCCGAGGGGTATCACGATCTCCGGATGAACAAGGACGGCGTGCTTGGTGTGCTGACAGGCGTCGGTACGGCGCGCGCGGCAGCGACGATGATGGCACTAGGCCGCGATCCTCGCTTCGACCTGACTCATGCGTACTTCGTTGTCGCCGGCATTGCGGGTATCGATCCGGCGGTAGGTTCGTTGGGATCTGCCGTATGGGCCGACTACGTCGTCGATGGCGACCTGGCGCACGAGATCGACGCCCGTGAGATTCCTAAGGACTGGCCGACGGGATATGTTCCGCTGGGGAAGTCGACGCCGTATGAGCAGCCGCGTGCAGCACGTTTTGGCGACGATGGAATCGTCTATCACCTGAACCCCGCGCTGGTGAACTGGGCGTTCGCATTGACGAAGGACATCAAGCTGGAAGACACGCCGGGCATGGCGGAACGGCGTCAGCAGTTTGAAGGCGAGGCAGCGCGACGGCCTCCGTTTGTGATGGTGGGCGGCAATCTGTCGGCGTCGACGTTCTGGCACGGCAAGCTGATGAACCAGTGGGCGCACGATTGGGTGAAGTATCAGACCGATGGCAAGAGCACGTATGCGGTCTGCGGGATGGAAGATACCGGAACAATGCAGTCGCTGACGTGGCTGGCGAAGGCCGGCAAGGTCGACATCAGGCGAGTGCTGGTACTGCGGACGGCATCGAATTACGACCAGCAACGGCCGGGCAAGACAGCGGCGGAGAGTCTTGCGGAGACGAAGATCAGCCAGTACAGCGCCTACATGCCGTCGCTCGACTCCGCGTATCGCGTAGGGCATGTTGTGGTGGACGATCTGGTTGCAAACTGGGCAAAGACGCGCGACACGATTCCTTCACGCTGA
- a CDS encoding radical SAM protein, which produces MHLIELYKSVQGESSFAGLPCIFVRLAGCNLRCAWCDSEYTFSGGKPFTEDEVVAQIEALAPCKLVEFTGGEPMLQARELLPLMQRLLNAGYTLMIETSGERPLADVPKTVHKIVDVKCPGAGAAANSFRVENLDALTDRDEVKFVISDRTDYEFARQFIREHALEKKAGQILLSPAFQKTPSPQRTADNMALDPRKLVEWMLEDGLSARLSLQIHKFIWEPQKKGV; this is translated from the coding sequence ATGCACCTGATCGAGCTCTACAAATCCGTACAAGGCGAGTCGTCCTTCGCCGGTCTGCCGTGCATCTTTGTACGGCTGGCGGGTTGCAACCTGCGATGCGCGTGGTGCGATTCGGAGTACACGTTCTCAGGTGGCAAGCCATTTACGGAAGACGAAGTGGTTGCGCAGATTGAAGCGCTGGCCCCATGCAAACTTGTGGAGTTTACGGGCGGCGAGCCGATGTTGCAGGCACGAGAGCTTTTGCCGCTGATGCAGCGTCTGCTAAACGCGGGCTACACGCTCATGATCGAGACCTCGGGGGAGCGTCCGCTCGCTGATGTTCCCAAGACGGTGCACAAGATCGTCGACGTGAAGTGTCCGGGCGCGGGTGCGGCCGCCAATTCGTTTCGCGTGGAAAACCTCGATGCGTTGACGGACCGCGACGAGGTGAAGTTCGTTATCAGCGATCGCACTGACTACGAGTTTGCTCGTCAGTTCATCCGTGAACATGCGCTTGAGAAGAAAGCCGGCCAGATCCTACTGTCGCCTGCATTTCAGAAGACGCCAAGCCCGCAGCGCACGGCGGATAATATGGCGCTGGATCCGCGCAAGCTGGTGGAGTGGATGCTCGAGGACGGCCTGTCCGCGCGGCTCTCGTTGCAGATCCATAAGTTCATCTGGGAGCCGCAGAAGAAGGGCGTCTAG
- a CDS encoding NADP-dependent isocitrate dehydrogenase, translating into MQDSYNGIAVPKDGAPIQYVDGKFKIPDNPIIPFIEGDGTGRDIWKASQRVFDAAVEKAYGGKRAVKWFEVLAGEKAYRQTQNWLPDDTVKATVDYRVSIKGPLTTPVGGGIRSLNVALRQLMDLYQCVRPVKYYAGVPSPVKHPEKLDVVIFRENTEDIYAGIEFREGTPEAAKFIAFVNDEMLKGGKKKVRTDSGVGVKPISITGSKRLVRAAIQYALDNNRKVVTLVHKGNIQKFTEGAFREWGYEVASQEFRDQTVTERESWILGNLEANPNLTAEQNAALIEPGIEFAPKQFVDEVVAEVKSVIAAIGKSHGNGAWKKKILVNDRIADSIFQQIILRPDDYSVLATTNLNGDYISDAAAAQVGGLGIAPGGNIGDGYAVFEATHGTAPKYADKDVINPGSVMLSGVMLFDFIGWHEAARLIESSMEKTIGQKFVTYDFERGMQGATKAKTSEFATRMIENMG; encoded by the coding sequence ATGCAGGATAGCTACAACGGTATTGCGGTGCCCAAGGATGGAGCGCCGATTCAGTATGTCGACGGCAAGTTCAAGATTCCTGACAACCCGATCATCCCCTTCATTGAAGGCGATGGTACGGGGCGCGATATCTGGAAGGCCTCGCAGCGTGTGTTCGATGCGGCAGTGGAGAAGGCTTACGGCGGCAAGCGCGCTGTGAAGTGGTTTGAAGTGCTGGCGGGCGAGAAGGCTTATCGCCAGACGCAGAACTGGCTTCCGGATGACACGGTCAAGGCGACGGTGGACTATCGCGTGTCGATCAAAGGACCGCTGACGACTCCGGTGGGTGGCGGCATCCGTTCGCTGAACGTGGCGTTGCGGCAGTTGATGGACCTGTACCAATGCGTGCGACCGGTGAAGTACTACGCAGGCGTGCCGAGCCCGGTGAAGCATCCGGAGAAGCTGGACGTCGTGATCTTCCGCGAGAACACGGAGGACATCTACGCCGGTATCGAGTTCCGCGAGGGAACGCCTGAGGCGGCGAAGTTCATCGCGTTCGTCAACGACGAGATGTTGAAGGGCGGCAAGAAGAAGGTCCGCACGGATTCGGGTGTTGGCGTGAAGCCGATCTCGATCACAGGATCGAAGAGGCTGGTGCGCGCAGCGATTCAGTATGCGCTGGACAACAATCGCAAGGTCGTTACGCTGGTGCACAAGGGGAACATTCAGAAGTTCACCGAAGGCGCATTCCGCGAGTGGGGCTACGAGGTGGCCTCGCAGGAGTTCCGCGACCAGACCGTGACGGAGCGCGAGAGCTGGATTCTCGGGAACCTGGAGGCGAACCCAAACCTGACAGCGGAGCAGAACGCCGCCCTGATTGAGCCGGGCATCGAGTTTGCGCCGAAGCAATTTGTCGACGAGGTGGTCGCCGAGGTGAAGTCTGTGATCGCGGCAATCGGCAAGTCTCACGGCAATGGCGCGTGGAAGAAGAAGATCCTGGTCAACGACCGCATTGCGGACTCAATCTTCCAGCAGATCATTCTGCGCCCGGACGACTATAGCGTTCTGGCAACCACGAACCTGAACGGCGACTACATCTCGGATGCTGCGGCGGCGCAGGTTGGCGGCCTGGGAATCGCTCCGGGCGGCAACATCGGCGACGGCTATGCCGTCTTCGAGGCGACGCACGGCACGGCCCCGAAGTATGCGGACAAGGATGTGATCAACCCCGGGTCAGTGATGTTGTCGGGCGTGATGCTGTTCGACTTCATCGGCTGGCACGAGGCGGCGCGGTTGATCGAGTCGTCGATGGAGAAGACGATCGGGCAGAAGTTCGTGACGTACGACTTCGAGCGCGGGATGCAGGGCGCGACGAAGGCGAAGACGAGCGAGTTTGCCACACGCATGATCGAGAACATGGGCTAA
- a CDS encoding SIMPL domain-containing protein, with protein sequence MLLGLVVGGWLLGKQIKETRLADRYVTVKGLVERTVKSDSAIWPVTFKETGNELQQVYAKSEEDRASVLKFFKEQGIADQEITVGQIQVTDKQANEYSNNQGGPRYIVQQTVTVSSNDVDKIAKAGQKTAQLLQAGIIVVGGYGQGIRYVFNGLNALKPDMITEATKNARSSADRFAADSGSEVGSIRSANQGVFSISAADGGSGVAPGEDGGGGGTSPDASIMKKVRVVATIDYYLMK encoded by the coding sequence CTGTTGCTGGGGCTGGTGGTTGGCGGATGGCTGCTCGGGAAGCAGATCAAGGAGACGCGACTTGCCGACCGTTATGTGACGGTGAAGGGGCTGGTGGAGCGGACGGTGAAGTCCGACAGCGCGATCTGGCCGGTGACGTTCAAGGAGACAGGCAACGAACTGCAGCAGGTCTATGCGAAGAGCGAAGAGGACCGTGCCTCGGTGCTGAAGTTCTTCAAAGAGCAGGGAATCGCGGACCAGGAGATTACGGTCGGGCAGATTCAGGTGACGGACAAGCAGGCCAACGAGTATAGCAACAACCAGGGCGGCCCTCGATACATCGTGCAGCAGACGGTGACCGTAAGCTCGAACGACGTCGACAAGATTGCGAAGGCCGGGCAGAAGACGGCGCAGTTGCTCCAGGCCGGAATTATCGTGGTGGGCGGCTATGGGCAGGGCATCCGGTATGTCTTCAATGGGCTGAATGCGTTGAAGCCGGACATGATTACGGAGGCGACGAAGAATGCGCGCTCTTCTGCGGATCGCTTTGCGGCGGACTCAGGAAGTGAGGTCGGGTCGATCCGGTCGGCGAACCAGGGAGTATTTTCGATCTCGGCCGCGGATGGGGGAAGCGGAGTTGCTCCCGGAGAAGATGGCGGTGGCGGTGGAACGAGCCCGGACGCCAGCATCATGAAGAAAGTCCGCGTGGTGGCAACGATCGACTACTACCTGATGAAGTAG
- the der gene encoding ribosome biogenesis GTPase Der: MAKDNKKRLGKKHRQASTRPKKGRAPKTAPTTGAADPRKRKQLSAKKALAEKLKRIPKRSPDHEARVTLRGDARRPPSSVRPIARPTEENEAAAEQHDWREAEREATRYNTAADGEKRVSRDAQQPLIAICGRPNVGKSTLFNRITGSRRSIVGDEPGITRDRIYGEIDWAGRIVRVVDTGGVIPDDEALIPSEIFRQAQVALEEADAIVMVVDGRTELASPDMELARLLLRGGKPLFLAVNKMDSAELLAGAENFRSLGFRNVLPLSAEHGTGIGDLLDEVYAALPPESVAEEPTEVMLTAEDEMAEDEDGPAPVRRLRSHGEFEQTETKIAIIGRPNVGKSTLLNALTGTKRAIVSPIAGTTRDAVDEVVERDGHSFRFVDTAGIRRKGKTKLMAEKLSVIMARKHLEAADVSLLVIDAVEGVTALDANIGGYAHESGRSVIIVVNKWDAVTIGRTDGKPPADKKVYEQQVRDALKYLDYAPLLFISAAEGKGIDQVFKKVGLVARERRKRVTTGNMNRFLEHVDFQKASVPMSKRIKIYYMTQAAVAPPTFVLFTDKDVKLHFSFERFLTNQIRDSFGFIGSPIWFKIKARNKKKTP, translated from the coding sequence GTGGCGAAAGACAATAAGAAACGACTCGGCAAGAAACACCGGCAGGCAAGCACTCGCCCCAAGAAAGGCCGCGCACCCAAAACAGCTCCGACCACGGGGGCCGCCGATCCGCGCAAGCGCAAACAGCTCTCCGCAAAAAAGGCTCTGGCCGAAAAGCTCAAACGCATTCCCAAGCGCTCACCCGATCACGAGGCCCGCGTCACGTTGCGCGGTGACGCGCGCCGGCCGCCGTCAAGCGTGCGGCCCATCGCGCGCCCAACTGAAGAAAACGAAGCGGCAGCCGAGCAACACGACTGGCGCGAGGCCGAACGCGAAGCAACGCGCTACAACACAGCCGCAGACGGTGAGAAGCGCGTATCGCGCGATGCGCAGCAGCCGCTGATCGCCATCTGCGGCCGTCCCAACGTCGGCAAATCGACGCTCTTCAACCGCATCACCGGCTCGCGGCGTTCCATCGTCGGCGACGAGCCGGGCATCACGCGCGATCGCATCTACGGAGAGATCGACTGGGCTGGCCGCATCGTTCGTGTCGTTGATACGGGCGGCGTCATCCCCGACGACGAAGCCCTGATCCCCAGCGAGATCTTCCGCCAGGCGCAGGTTGCGCTCGAAGAGGCCGACGCCATCGTGATGGTCGTCGACGGACGCACCGAGCTGGCCTCGCCCGATATGGAGCTTGCGCGGCTGCTGCTGCGCGGCGGCAAGCCTCTCTTCCTCGCCGTCAACAAAATGGACTCCGCCGAGCTTCTCGCCGGTGCGGAGAACTTCCGCAGCCTGGGCTTCCGCAACGTCCTCCCCCTCTCCGCCGAGCACGGCACCGGCATCGGCGATCTGCTCGACGAGGTCTACGCCGCGCTTCCTCCCGAGTCCGTCGCCGAGGAACCCACCGAGGTCATGCTCACAGCCGAAGATGAGATGGCCGAGGACGAAGACGGTCCAGCGCCCGTCCGCCGCCTGCGCTCACACGGCGAGTTCGAGCAGACCGAGACGAAGATCGCCATCATCGGCCGCCCCAACGTCGGCAAGAGCACACTGCTCAACGCACTCACCGGAACGAAGCGCGCCATCGTCTCGCCGATCGCTGGAACAACGCGCGACGCCGTCGATGAAGTCGTCGAACGCGATGGACACAGCTTCCGCTTTGTCGACACCGCAGGAATCCGGCGCAAGGGCAAGACGAAGCTGATGGCTGAGAAGCTCTCCGTCATCATGGCGCGCAAGCATCTCGAAGCCGCTGACGTCAGCCTTCTGGTGATCGACGCAGTCGAAGGCGTCACGGCGCTTGACGCCAACATCGGCGGCTACGCGCATGAGAGCGGCAGAAGCGTCATCATCGTCGTCAACAAGTGGGACGCCGTCACCATTGGACGAACCGATGGCAAACCGCCTGCCGATAAGAAGGTCTACGAGCAACAGGTCCGCGATGCGCTCAAATACCTCGACTACGCTCCGCTGCTCTTTATCTCCGCCGCCGAAGGCAAAGGGATCGACCAGGTCTTCAAGAAGGTGGGCCTCGTCGCACGTGAGCGCCGCAAGCGCGTGACAACCGGAAACATGAACCGCTTCCTCGAGCACGTCGACTTTCAAAAAGCATCGGTGCCCATGTCGAAGCGAATCAAGATCTACTACATGACGCAGGCCGCGGTCGCGCCACCAACCTTTGTCCTCTTCACCGATAAAGACGTAAAGCTACACTTCAGCTTCGAGCGCTTCCTCACCAACCAGATTCGCGACAGCTTCGGCTTCATCGGCTCACCAATCTGGTTCAAGATCAAGGCCAGGAACAAAAAGAAGACGCCATAG
- the mdh gene encoding malate dehydrogenase gives MRKKVTIVGAGNVGATAAHWIASKELADVVLIDVVEGVPQGKGLDLLEALPIEKRDVSVIGTNDYADTANSDIVVITAGIARKPGMSRDDLLNTNFNIMSDVAGKALAASPNAIFIIVSNPLDAMAQTAFKKLGLPRERVIGMAGVLDSARFRTFIALELNVSVENVTAFVLGGHGDTMVPLSRYSTVAGIPITELIPADRLKELETRTANGGAEIVKHLKTGSAYYAPSAAAVEMVEAILKDKKKILPCAAYLQGEYGIKGLYVGVPCKLGSKGLEQIIEIKLTAEEQAALNKSADAVKELCSVIGVA, from the coding sequence ATGCGTAAGAAAGTCACTATCGTCGGGGCCGGCAACGTCGGCGCTACTGCGGCACATTGGATTGCTTCGAAGGAGTTGGCGGACGTTGTATTGATCGACGTGGTCGAGGGCGTGCCGCAGGGCAAGGGGCTCGACCTGCTGGAGGCGCTGCCGATCGAGAAGCGCGATGTGTCGGTGATCGGCACCAACGACTATGCGGACACGGCGAACTCGGACATCGTGGTGATCACGGCCGGCATTGCGCGCAAGCCAGGCATGAGTCGCGACGATCTGCTGAACACGAACTTCAACATCATGAGCGATGTTGCGGGCAAGGCGCTGGCAGCTTCGCCGAACGCGATCTTCATCATCGTGTCGAACCCGTTGGATGCGATGGCGCAGACGGCGTTCAAGAAGCTGGGGCTGCCGCGTGAGCGCGTGATCGGCATGGCCGGCGTTCTGGACTCGGCACGCTTCCGCACCTTCATCGCGCTGGAGTTGAATGTTTCGGTTGAGAACGTGACGGCGTTCGTGCTCGGAGGTCATGGCGATACGATGGTGCCGCTCTCGCGCTACTCAACGGTTGCGGGCATTCCGATCACGGAGCTGATTCCGGCGGACCGCCTGAAGGAGCTGGAGACGCGCACGGCCAATGGCGGCGCGGAGATTGTGAAGCACCTCAAAACGGGCTCGGCATACTACGCTCCTTCGGCTGCCGCAGTGGAGATGGTCGAGGCGATCCTGAAGGACAAGAAGAAGATTCTCCCTTGCGCCGCATATTTGCAGGGTGAGTATGGCATCAAGGGGCTATACGTCGGCGTGCCTTGCAAGCTGGGATCGAAGGGGCTAGAACAGATCATTGAGATCAAGCTGACAGCCGAAGAACAGGCTGCTCTGAATAAGAGCGCGGATGCGGTAAAGGAGCTTTGCTCCGTGATCGGCGTCGCATAG
- a CDS encoding DEAD/DEAH box helicase encodes MLSRSSLAFEHRKGQYEMARAVEKAFHDKRHLIVEAGTGTGKTLAYLLPALRKAREHQQRVIISTGTKNLQEQLYFKDIPFLESLLGPLKVCYMKGRGNYLCRHKLYALRDNPLLNGLEEIEQFHNIAVWEKTTETGDRAEIDALPETSALWSKLDARTEACLGQSCPDFERCFITAMRRKALESEIVIVNHHLFFADLSIKQQAGNAADAGILPEAAAVVFDEAHELEEVASNYFGIGLSTSRVDELVRDVEMMLRAKQASISAIESACGTLQNRSRMFFSALPDDGNGVGRMPFLHRADFLEESGDYYTATMNALTRLEGELERVKNVDEAPGLRKRVADIRSHLHFLLESTDHNTVFWIERRAVGGVRGAVRAHGHAAFHTHLQATPIDVSELLSTALFDNYSSVVLTSATLTVSGGFDHIRKRLGLLSARELIVPSHFQYERQALLYLPPTMPDPREPDFAERAAERIRRVLEITEGRAFCLFTSYTQMRTVYERMLTELPYPLLLHGTAPRHVLIQQFRETPNAVLFGTSSFWQGVDVQGEQLSCVIIDRLPFAVPTDPVVEARMRAIEEAGGKPFFDYQIPNAVITLKQGFGRLIRSLSDRGVLMLLDPRVRRQRYGRIFLESLPPYRLTEEIGDVETFFGRDTIK; translated from the coding sequence ATGCTATCGCGTTCGTCGCTGGCTTTTGAGCACCGCAAGGGGCAGTACGAGATGGCCCGCGCGGTGGAGAAGGCCTTTCATGACAAGCGTCACCTGATCGTGGAGGCGGGGACGGGGACGGGGAAGACGCTGGCGTACCTGCTGCCTGCGTTGCGCAAGGCGCGTGAGCATCAGCAGCGCGTCATCATCTCGACGGGAACGAAGAACCTGCAGGAGCAGCTCTACTTTAAGGACATTCCGTTTCTGGAGTCGCTGCTGGGGCCGCTGAAGGTCTGTTACATGAAGGGGCGCGGCAACTATCTTTGCCGCCATAAGCTTTACGCGCTGCGCGACAATCCGCTGCTGAATGGCCTCGAAGAGATTGAGCAGTTCCACAACATTGCGGTGTGGGAGAAGACGACGGAGACGGGCGACCGCGCGGAGATCGACGCGCTGCCGGAGACCTCCGCGCTGTGGTCAAAGCTCGATGCGCGCACCGAGGCGTGCCTGGGGCAGAGCTGTCCGGACTTCGAGCGGTGCTTCATCACGGCGATGCGGCGCAAGGCGTTAGAGAGCGAGATCGTGATTGTGAACCACCATCTCTTCTTTGCCGACCTGAGCATCAAGCAGCAGGCGGGTAATGCTGCGGATGCGGGGATTCTGCCGGAAGCCGCCGCGGTGGTGTTTGACGAGGCCCATGAGCTTGAGGAAGTTGCATCGAACTACTTCGGAATCGGGCTGAGCACGTCGCGTGTGGATGAGTTGGTGCGCGATGTGGAGATGATGCTGCGTGCGAAGCAGGCATCGATATCAGCGATAGAAAGCGCATGCGGCACACTGCAAAATCGTTCGCGGATGTTTTTCTCCGCATTGCCGGATGATGGGAATGGCGTGGGGCGTATGCCTTTTCTGCATCGCGCAGATTTTCTCGAAGAGAGCGGAGACTACTACACGGCGACGATGAATGCGCTGACGCGGCTGGAGGGCGAGCTGGAGCGCGTGAAGAATGTCGATGAAGCGCCGGGATTGAGGAAGCGCGTCGCTGACATCCGCTCGCATCTGCACTTTCTGTTGGAGTCGACGGACCACAACACAGTCTTCTGGATCGAGCGGCGTGCGGTCGGTGGCGTTCGGGGTGCGGTGCGAGCGCACGGTCATGCGGCGTTCCATACGCATCTGCAGGCGACGCCGATCGACGTTTCGGAGCTGCTTTCGACTGCGCTGTTCGACAACTACTCAAGCGTCGTGCTGACGTCTGCAACCTTGACTGTCTCTGGGGGCTTCGATCATATCCGCAAGCGGCTTGGCCTGCTCTCGGCGCGCGAGTTGATCGTTCCGTCGCACTTCCAGTATGAGCGGCAGGCATTGCTCTATCTGCCGCCGACGATGCCCGACCCTCGCGAGCCTGACTTTGCAGAACGTGCTGCTGAACGCATACGCCGCGTGCTGGAGATTACCGAGGGCCGCGCCTTCTGTCTTTTTACGAGTTACACGCAGATGAGGACGGTGTATGAGCGTATGTTGACGGAGCTGCCTTATCCTCTGCTGTTGCACGGCACGGCGCCGCGGCATGTGTTGATTCAGCAGTTCCGCGAGACGCCGAATGCGGTGCTCTTCGGCACATCGAGCTTCTGGCAGGGCGTGGATGTGCAGGGCGAGCAGTTGAGCTGCGTCATCATCGACCGGCTGCCGTTTGCCGTGCCGACCGATCCTGTTGTGGAAGCGCGTATGCGTGCGATCGAGGAGGCCGGAGGCAAGCCATTCTTCGACTACCAGATTCCGAACGCAGTGATTACGCTGAAGCAGGGATTTGGAAGGCTGATCCGCTCACTTAGCGATCGCGGCGTGCTGATGCTGCTCGATCCGCGCGTGCGGCGTCAACGTTATGGCCGCATCTTTCTGGAAAGTCTGCCGCCGTATCGGCTGACGGAAGAGATCGGCGATGTGGAAACATTCTTCGGACGGGACACCATAAAATAG
- the queD gene encoding 6-carboxytetrahydropterin synthase QueD translates to MFEVTVEAGFSSGHYLRNYRGKCENPHGHNYKVFVTLIGKELDEAGLLLDFKLLKQVMRPVVDYLDHQMINDLEPFTTVNPSAENLARYFYQETEKQLREMTAGRVKVKDCTLYETDTSFARYYE, encoded by the coding sequence ATGTTTGAAGTTACTGTAGAAGCCGGATTCTCCTCTGGCCACTACCTTCGCAACTATCGCGGCAAGTGCGAGAACCCGCACGGCCACAACTACAAGGTCTTTGTGACGCTGATTGGCAAAGAGCTTGACGAGGCCGGTCTGCTGCTGGACTTCAAGCTGCTGAAGCAGGTGATGCGTCCTGTGGTCGATTATCTCGATCACCAGATGATCAACGACCTGGAGCCGTTTACGACGGTGAACCCTTCGGCGGAGAACCTTGCGCGTTATTTTTACCAGGAGACGGAGAAGCAGCTCCGTGAGATGACGGCCGGCCGCGTGAAGGTGAAGGACTGCACGCTGTACGAGACAGACACCAGCTTCGCCCGTTACTACGAATAA
- a CDS encoding DUF1440 domain-containing protein, whose translation MSKPRKRSFAKGAVAGLIGGIVAIAAKNAAQRMYPPRSKRQSLPPTLTPRKDPGKGLTLKERSAAQQTLHFSLGAAAGAAYGAVAEIYPAATSKQGASFGMALIALNQDRTMPILGRFTKAEPQTKREHTSELVSFVVFGVVTETVRRVVRRLIE comes from the coding sequence GTGAGCAAACCGAGAAAGAGGTCCTTCGCCAAGGGCGCAGTCGCCGGATTGATCGGCGGCATCGTCGCTATTGCTGCCAAGAACGCAGCCCAGAGGATGTACCCTCCACGATCCAAACGCCAATCGTTGCCTCCAACCCTCACTCCACGCAAAGACCCTGGTAAGGGTCTCACGCTCAAGGAAAGAAGCGCAGCGCAACAGACGCTGCATTTCAGCCTGGGAGCCGCCGCGGGAGCGGCGTATGGCGCGGTCGCTGAGATTTATCCAGCGGCAACGTCGAAGCAGGGTGCAAGCTTTGGCATGGCCCTGATCGCGCTCAACCAGGACCGGACAATGCCAATCCTCGGCCGCTTTACAAAAGCCGAGCCTCAAACAAAGCGCGAGCACACCAGCGAACTGGTCTCCTTTGTCGTCTTTGGTGTGGTCACCGAAACAGTGAGGCGCGTCGTCCGCAGGCTGATCGAGTAG